The DNA sequence ATTGCACCATTAAAATATAGAATTAATGcatttaaattggaaaataatgtaaataaaaaaatgaacctTAGATTAATAATTTATGTAAgtgtaaaatattaattatagATCACCAActgataaaaacatttttaattgtattttattgtaattttcttgataaatattctgtttaataAAGAAGTTTAAAATACTGTCAACAAAATATAGATAAggcttcttctgtttttttcccttgggAAGTCCAGTAATAGTACTGAGGTTGTTATTGCAGTGAAATATTTCAGCTGTTGTAGAAAGACTGCATCCTCTATTAAAACCTGTGGATAGGACGTGCCATGATATCATTCAGCATGTCAAAATGCACTGCTTTGGAATATCATTtactgttttgtggaaaaagtATTTGACACCTtcctgatttcattttttttttcagtgatcaCATTTACATGTTTCAGATCATCACCAATTTTCATATCTCACAAGGACAACaacacaagtaaaaaataaaataaaatgcattttccaaatgatatttttattcgCTAaagagggtgggggtgggggggggtaatcCAGCCATATGTGAAAAGCAATTGCTGCCTAAACCCAATAGCAGCTGTTGGCAGAAATAACTGAAATCAAGCATTTGTGATATCTGGTGCTTAATCTTTCACATTGCTGGTGAGAAATGTTGGCCCATTCAATTGTTTTAGCTCAGTCCTATtggagtttttttaatttattttttttagcaagaaTAGAACAAGTTTAAGGTCATAACTCAGCGTCTCAATTGGATTTAATCCCAGATTTGACTTGGCTATTCCAaaacatcctttttttctttctttcttttttttttagacattcaGGGGTAGACTTGCTTGTATGTTTCCTGACGTTGTCCTGCTGCAAAACCCAAGCGTGCTTGAGCTCGACGGCATGAACAGGCCTGCAGACTGCAGAAATTATTGTTCATTAATCACAGCAAGTAGTCCAGGTCCTGAAATAGCAAATCAGCCTAAAACCATCACACCATCACCAATATGGCTGACTGTtggcattattattatgtcctgttatttttatgctagataGAAGTTACATTTTTGGCTCAACTATCCACAGAATATTTCTCCAAAAgtggtgtgcttttttttttaattgtttgtagcCGTatacttcactttttttttaacatgcatagaaataaatatacaaCATAATACAGTAAATGAATCTCATAAAATATAAAGTTGTCCAAAGTTATGTCCTCCTAAGTGTCTCTTCATGGATGAAGCTAATCCAGTCAGCTCTGTGCTGACGTTCCCTCACTACCGTGCAAATGTCTTCCCATTTCACGGGAAATCCTCCCTATCGGCACGTGGCAAAAGAAGAATCCTCGTAAAATGGCGGCTGCTCCCAGCTACACGTGCAGTCCGGGTTTTGCGTGTCGTCTTGGCTGTAGAGCGGCGGTGCCAAACTCAGAAACACTTGAACCTCATCCCGGACCACTTCCTCGTACTCCGGATCTGCCTCGGGTTGCTGGCGGCACCTCTGGGAGTCTTCGTAGGATGGAGGGAAGGAGCTGGGCCTCCtaaacaaaatggtggcaagtGGGAAAAGGAGGTACTATTTTGATGTCATCTATAGATATTTTCCTAATGATGAATTTATAGTTGACTACTTTTCTGTGAGATGCAGAAGAGCCAAAGTTTCCACTCTGATACTTTATTTTACAAGGTTATTCTGTGTAACTGACCTCGACTCTATGGTATAGACTTGTATGGTCTGCTGGTGCGTCCTCCTCCTTTGGATCGCCTTACTCTTCACATGCTGGAAGATAGTCCAGGCGATGCCGGAGAAGATGGCCAGGAACCCGCAAGACATCAGGACGCAGGACACGTCCGTGTACTTGAGCTTCCGGGACATCAGATAGGCGCCCACGCAGAGTAACGCAAACCCAACACAGGGCGTCAACCTTTGGAGGATGGCCCGCAAGTGTTTCCTCATGTTCTTCGTTTCTCTCTTTGCAGGTTGAGATGATGCCTTCAAATAAAACACGGA is a window from the Vanacampus margaritifer isolate UIUO_Vmar chromosome 3, RoL_Vmar_1.0, whole genome shotgun sequence genome containing:
- the LOC144048717 gene encoding transmembrane protein 252-like, translated to MRKHLRAILQRLTPCVGFALLCVGAYLMSRKLKYTDVSCVLMSCGFLAIFSGIAWTIFQHVKSKAIQRRRTHQQTIQVYTIESRRPSSFPPSYEDSQRCRQQPEADPEYEEVVRDEVQVFLSLAPPLYSQDDTQNPDCTCSWEQPPFYEDSSFATCR